In Cyclopterus lumpus isolate fCycLum1 chromosome 9, fCycLum1.pri, whole genome shotgun sequence, a single genomic region encodes these proteins:
- the hdr gene encoding hematopoietic death receptor isoform X2 — protein MTTRPLFLVLALSIWCLTGAFLQPGLGCREDLEYASSNVCCLKCPAGTRMASPCTREGEKGKCEECDDGTYNEHANDHKYCFKCTQCRSDQEIVSPCTHAQDAECRCKPGRFCAPEQACEVCRKCSRCNEDEEIVRSCTSTTNTECKKKQPAAGFASVIGLPIGILVVMVLIGVIIFAVWRHRRATDSGRSAQYRREAGKHDPCPTDDPSGLETQRLSCLTVPWQLEDVVFPKLVAVNGDESLRKCFEYFEEIDFNQHNRFFRHIGIVDNVIKSKDHLLYEDKIHDLLTIWVEKEGREATLNELLSALLDLNQRRTAEAVKEKALAHRHYYVEC, from the exons ATGACCACGCGCCCACTCTTCTTG gtTCTTGCGTTATCGATCTGGTGCCTCACGGGGGCTTTTCTACAGCCTGGCCTTGGCTGCAGGGAAGACCTGGAGTACGCGAGCAGCAACGTCTGCTGTTTAAAATGTCCAGCTG gtacGCGTATGGCATCGCCCTGcaccagagaaggagagaaggggaagtGTGAGGAATGCGACGATGGGACATACAACGAGCACGCCAACGACCATAAGTACTGTTTCAAGTGCACGCAGTGTCGCTCAG ATCAGGAAATCGTAAGCCCTTGTACTCACGCTCAGGATGCTGAATGTCGGTGCAAACCGGGGAGATTCTGTGCCCCGGAACAAGCATGCGAGGTGTGCAGGAAGTGCTCCAG GTGCAATGAAGATGAAGAGATAGTGAGGAGCTGcacctccaccaccaacacggAATGCAAGAAAAAGCAGCCCGCCGCTGGCTTTGCCTCAG taATTGGCTTGCCGATTGGGATACTGGTCGTTATGGTATTGATAGGCGTGATAATATTTGCTGTGTGGAGACATCGAAGAGCAACCg ACTCTGGGAGAAGTGCCCAATACAGGCGGGAAGCTGGAAAG CATGACCCCTGTCCCACCGATGACCCGAGCGGCCTAGAAACGCAGCGGCTGAGCTGTTTAACTGTGCCCTGGCAACTG GAAGATGTGGTCTTCCCCAAGCTTGTTGCTGTGAATG GTGACGAGTCTCTGAGGAAATGCTTTGAGTATTTTGAGGAAATAGACTTCAACCAACACAACCGATTCTTCCGTCACATCGGTATCGTCGACAACGTCATCAAAAGCAAAGACCACCTTCTCTATGAAGACAAGATCCACGATTTGCTCACAATTTGGGTGGAGAAAGAGGGCAGGGAGGCCACCCTAAACGAGCTGCTGAGTGCACTCCTCGATTTGAATCAGAGGCGGACAGCGGAGGCCGTCAAGGAGAAAGCCCTCGCTCATCGTCACTACTATGTCGAGTGTTAA
- the hdr gene encoding hematopoietic death receptor isoform X1 yields MTTRPLFLVLALSIWCLTGAFLQPGLGCREDLEYASSNVCCLKCPAGTRMASPCTREGEKGKCEECDDGTYNEHANDHKYCFKCTQCRSDQEIVSPCTHAQDAECRCKPGRFCAPEQACEVCRKCSRCNEDEEIVRSCTSTTNTECKKKQPAAGFASVIGLPIGILVVMVLIGVIIFAVWRHRRATDSGRSAQYRREAGKHDPCPTDDPSGLETQRLSCLTVPWQLVRAKSSAGTVDDCKALHESPSSSASNSQHSLTGFPSSAFPAPPPRAIPTAPLQPDRREDVVFPKLVAVNGDESLRKCFEYFEEIDFNQHNRFFRHIGIVDNVIKSKDHLLYEDKIHDLLTIWVEKEGREATLNELLSALLDLNQRRTAEAVKEKALAHRHYYVEC; encoded by the exons ATGACCACGCGCCCACTCTTCTTG gtTCTTGCGTTATCGATCTGGTGCCTCACGGGGGCTTTTCTACAGCCTGGCCTTGGCTGCAGGGAAGACCTGGAGTACGCGAGCAGCAACGTCTGCTGTTTAAAATGTCCAGCTG gtacGCGTATGGCATCGCCCTGcaccagagaaggagagaaggggaagtGTGAGGAATGCGACGATGGGACATACAACGAGCACGCCAACGACCATAAGTACTGTTTCAAGTGCACGCAGTGTCGCTCAG ATCAGGAAATCGTAAGCCCTTGTACTCACGCTCAGGATGCTGAATGTCGGTGCAAACCGGGGAGATTCTGTGCCCCGGAACAAGCATGCGAGGTGTGCAGGAAGTGCTCCAG GTGCAATGAAGATGAAGAGATAGTGAGGAGCTGcacctccaccaccaacacggAATGCAAGAAAAAGCAGCCCGCCGCTGGCTTTGCCTCAG taATTGGCTTGCCGATTGGGATACTGGTCGTTATGGTATTGATAGGCGTGATAATATTTGCTGTGTGGAGACATCGAAGAGCAACCg ACTCTGGGAGAAGTGCCCAATACAGGCGGGAAGCTGGAAAG CATGACCCCTGTCCCACCGATGACCCGAGCGGCCTAGAAACGCAGCGGCTGAGCTGTTTAACTGTGCCCTGGCAACTGGTGAGAGCCAAGTCCTCAGCCGGCACGGTGGACGACTGCAAAGCACTGCACGAAAGCCCCAGCAGCTCCGCCAGTAACTCCCAGCACAGTCTAACTGGCTTCCCCTCCTCTGCCTTCCCCGCACCTCCCCCCCGAGCCATCCCCACGGCCCCCCTGCAGCCCGACAGGAGG GAAGATGTGGTCTTCCCCAAGCTTGTTGCTGTGAATG GTGACGAGTCTCTGAGGAAATGCTTTGAGTATTTTGAGGAAATAGACTTCAACCAACACAACCGATTCTTCCGTCACATCGGTATCGTCGACAACGTCATCAAAAGCAAAGACCACCTTCTCTATGAAGACAAGATCCACGATTTGCTCACAATTTGGGTGGAGAAAGAGGGCAGGGAGGCCACCCTAAACGAGCTGCTGAGTGCACTCCTCGATTTGAATCAGAGGCGGACAGCGGAGGCCGTCAAGGAGAAAGCCCTCGCTCATCGTCACTACTATGTCGAGTGTTAA